In Merismopedia glauca CCAP 1448/3, the sequence GGAAGAAACCTTGTCAGTATTGTACTTCAGAATAGTCAACGTCTGATAAATACTCTTATCCGACGTTACAGTTTTGGGCTCGCTATTGAGTAAGTATTACAATAAAGTAAGGAAAAGTCGGAAGGAAAAATGTATGGCGATCGGCACCGTGACTAGTAAAGGACAAGTCACCATTCCCAAAGAAATACGAGATTATCTGAAAATAGATACTGGCAGCCAAGTAGATTTCGTGATCGATGGCGACGGCACTGTAGTTTTACTACCCCGCAGGATCGAGAGCAGTGACATATCTGGCATGATGCACAGACCTGGAAAAGCTGCGATGGCTCTTGAGGAGATAGACGAGCAAATTCTAGAGGTGGTATCTGCGGAGCAACCAACGTGATTAGCCTCGATACCAACGTTCTAGTTCGATATTTGACTAGGGATGATGAAGAACAATGGGCGATCGCCCATTGCTTAATCCAAGAGCAACAGCCCTGCCTAATAACCAACATCGCTTTATGCGAAA encodes:
- a CDS encoding AbrB/MazE/SpoVT family DNA-binding domain-containing protein; its protein translation is MAIGTVTSKGQVTIPKEIRDYLKIDTGSQVDFVIDGDGTVVLLPRRIESSDISGMMHRPGKAAMALEEIDEQILEVVSAEQPT